In the genome of Raphanus sativus cultivar WK10039 unplaced genomic scaffold, ASM80110v3 Scaffold1984, whole genome shotgun sequence, one region contains:
- the LOC108853485 gene encoding zinc finger protein ZAT3-like: MATNNSDSDPSFHTPLTPTSNAIIPIYPNPNLQLALSPSYNQSPRKKRKTVALPSSSSPKPKPKYPRKPDPNAPKITRPCTECGKRFWSWKALFGHMRCHPERQWRGINPPPNHRGPTPASFSNQNQRSPKWVSLMTEKDHEVASYLLMLANSTPSSSSCGERFECGGCKKVFGSHQALGGHRASHKNVKGCFAITNVADDPMTVTTTTTPSDHDHQGKIVTYLGQHKCNVCFRVFSSGQALGGHMRCHWEKQEETMVCGAFDLNVPATTHDLSTSDTPECSLDLRLGL; the protein is encoded by the coding sequence ATGGCCACCAATAATTCTGATTCTGATCCCAGTTTTCACACTCCACTTACCCCTACTTCTAACGCAATCATCCCTATCTATCCTAATCCAAATCTCCAGCTTGCTTTATCTCCAAGTTACAATCAGAGCCCTAGAAAGAAACGCAAAACCGTTGCGCTACCCTCTAGTTcttcaccaaaaccaaaaccaaaataccCTAGAAAGCCAGACCCTAATGCCCCCAAAATCACACGTCCATGTACCGAATGTGGCAAAAGGTTTTGGTCATGGAAAGCTCTTTTTGGTCACATGAGATGTCACCCCGAGCGTCAATGGCGTGGCATCAATCCTCCTCCTAACCACCGTGGCCCTACCCCGGCTTCATTTtcaaaccagaaccagagaTCACCAAAATGGGTCTCCCTTATGACCGAGAAAGATCATGAAGTCGCTTCTTATCTCTTAATGCTGGCTAATTCCACACCATCATCATCAAGTTGTGGTGAGCGGTTCGAGTGTGGGGGTTGCAAGAAAGTGTTTGGATCACATCAGGCTTTAGGAGGACACAGAGCTAGTCACAAGAACGTTAAAGGATGCTTCGCTATAACGAACGTTGCCGATGATCCTATGACggttactactactactactcctAGTGATCATGATCACCAGGGTAAGATCGTTACGTATTTGGGGCAGCATAAGTGTAATGTATGTTTCAGAGTGTTCTCTAGTGGTCAGGCTTTAGGAGGCCACATGAGATGTCACTGGGAGAAACAAGAGGAGACTATGGTCTGTGGTGCGTTCGATCTGAATGTTCCTGCAACAACACATGATCTTTCTACTTCGGACACACCAGAGTGTTCATTAGATCTTAGGTTAGGactttaa
- the LOC108855032 gene encoding calcium-dependent protein kinase 5: protein MGNSCRGSFKDKIFQSNTSSNSKLEDNSKTSTNISSNRSSSSTNNSEISSPNKNNSKNSPLVIPLKEPTMRRNMDNQAYYVLGHKTPNIRDLYTLSRKLGQGQFGTTYLCTELATGVDYACKSISKRKLISREDVEDVRREIQIMHHLAGHGNIVTIKGAYEDSLYVHIVMELCAGGELFDRIIQRGHYSERKAAELTKIIVGVVEACHSLGVMHRDLKPENFLLVNKDDDFSLKAIDFGLSVFFKPGQIFTDVVGSPYYVAPEVLLKRYGPEADVWTAGVILYILLSGVPPFWAETQQGIFDAVLKGYIDFDSDPWPVISDSAKDLIRRMVSSKPAERLTAHEVLRHPWICENGVAPDRPLDPAVLSRIKQFSAMNKLKKMALKVIAESLSEEEIAGLREMFQAMDTDNSGAITFDELKAGLRKYGSTLKDTEIHDLMEAADVDNSGTIDYSEFIAATIHLNKLEREEHLVAAFRYFDKDGSGYITIDELQQACVDHSMTDVFLEDIIKEVDQNNDGQIDYGEFVEMMQKGNAGVGRRTMRNSLNISMRDA from the exons ATGGGCAATTCATGCCGTGGATCTTTCAAGGACAAAATCTTCCAGAGCAATACCAGTAGTAATAGTAAGCTTGAAGACAACTCCAAAACCTCTACCAACATCTCTTCAAACCGCTCTAGTTCTTCCACCAACAACTCAGAGATCTCCTCTCCCAACAAGAACAACAGCAAAAACTCACCTCTTGTGATTCCTTTAAAAGAACCGACCATGAGGCGTAACATGGACAACCAAGCTTACTACGTCCTCGGTCACAAAACACCGAACATTCGTGATCTCTACACTCTCAGCCGCAAGCTAGGACAAGGCCAGTTCGGGACAACGTACCTCTGCACAGAACTCGCCACGGGGGTTGACTACGCTTGCAAGTCGATCTCCAAGAGGAAGCTGATCTCTAGAGAAGACGTTGAGGATGTCAGGAGGGAGATTCAGATCATGCACCACTTAGCTGGTCACGGTAACATCGTGACGATCAAAGGAGCTTACGAGGACTCTCTGTACGTCCACATTGTGATGGAGCTTTGCGCGGGAGGTGAGCTGTTTGATAGGATTATTCAGAGAGGGCATTACAGCGAGAGGAAAGCTGCTGAGCTGACCAAGATCATTGTTGGAGTTGTTGAAGCGTGTCACTCTCTTGGTGTTATGCATAGAGACCTGAAGCCTGAGAACTTCTTGTTGGTTAATAAGGATGATGACTTCTCCCTCAAGGCTATTGACTTTGGTCTCTCTGTCTTTTTCAAACCAG GTCAAATATTCACTGATGTTGTTGGGAGTCCATATTACGTTGCTCCTGAGGTTTTGCTCAAACGTTATGGACCTGAggctgatgtatggactgctgGTGTTATACTTTATATATTGCTGAGTGGGGTCCCACCGTTTTGGGCAG AAACTCAGCAAGGGATATTTGATGCTGTGTTGAAAGGATACATTGACTTTGATTCAGACCCTTGGCCTGTGATATCAGACAGTGCCAAAGACTTGATCCGGAGAATGGTATCCTCCAAGCCTGCAGAACGCTTGACTGCTCATGAAGTCTTGC GTCATCCATGGATCTGCGAGAACGGTGTTGCACCAGATAGACCACTTGATCCGGCTGTTCTGTCTAGAATCAAGCAGTTCTCTGCAATGAATAAACTAAAGAAGATGGCTTTGAAG GTGATAGCTGAGAGTCTCTCTGAAGAAGAGATTGCTGGCTTAAGAGAAATGTTTCAGGCGATGGATACTGATAACAGCGGTGCAATCACCTTTGATGAACTCAAAGCTGGTCTGAGGAAATATGGATCGACTCTGAAAGACACAGAGATCCATGACCTTATGGAAGCG GCTGATGTGGACAACAGTGGGACAATAGATTACAGCGAGTTCATTGCAGCGACGATACATCTCAACAAACTGGAACGTGAAGAACATCTTGTAGCTGCGTTTAGGTACTTTGACAAAGACGGAAGTGGTTACATAACGATAGACGAGCTGCAACAAGCGTGTGTTGACCATAGTATGACTGATGTTTTCCTTGAAGACATCATCAAAGAAGTTGATCAAAACaat GATGGACAGATTGATTATGGTGAGTTTGTGGAGATGATGCAAAAGGGAAACGCTGGGGTTGGAAGAAGGACGATGAGAAACAGTCTGAACATTAGCATGAGAGACGCTTAG